The following are encoded in a window of Phreatobacter oligotrophus genomic DNA:
- a CDS encoding sulfate/molybdate ABC transporter ATP-binding protein, with translation MQSPSSNGDTATRSPARADTETAATAIAVRGVAKDFGGSKALDGIDLDIRPGELLALLGPSGSGKTTLLRAIAGLEPLTAGSVHFGGEDATGLRVQDRKVGFVFQHYALFRHMSVADNIAYGLTVRPRALRPPRDEIRRRVEELLELVQLPGIGKRFPGQLSGGQRQRVALARALAVEPRVLLLDEPFGALDAQVRKDLRRWLRDIHQRTGHTTVFVTHDQEEAVELADRVAILNRGRLEQLGSPDDILDRPANAFVAGFVGQAVRLDVTVADGFIRAGGIALGPAPAGASGGPAALFLRSSDVDVVAPGAGTATGTVTAITRASASRRLEIRLADDLPPVEADVGLDVPVARGDTVALRIRTGRLFALPST, from the coding sequence GACGCGCTCGCCGGCAAGGGCCGACACTGAGACGGCCGCCACGGCCATCGCCGTCCGCGGCGTCGCCAAGGATTTCGGCGGGTCGAAGGCGCTGGACGGCATCGACCTCGACATCCGCCCGGGCGAACTTCTGGCGCTGCTAGGACCCTCGGGTTCCGGCAAGACGACGCTGCTGCGGGCCATTGCGGGCCTCGAACCCCTGACCGCCGGCTCGGTCCATTTCGGCGGCGAGGACGCGACGGGCTTGCGCGTGCAGGACCGCAAGGTCGGCTTCGTCTTCCAACACTATGCCCTGTTCCGCCATATGAGCGTCGCCGACAACATCGCCTATGGCCTGACCGTCCGCCCGCGAGCCCTGCGTCCGCCGCGCGACGAGATCCGCCGGCGCGTCGAGGAGCTCCTCGAGCTCGTCCAGCTGCCCGGCATCGGCAAGCGCTTTCCCGGCCAGCTCTCCGGCGGCCAGCGCCAGCGCGTGGCGCTCGCCCGGGCCCTTGCCGTGGAGCCGCGGGTGCTGCTTCTCGACGAGCCCTTCGGCGCGCTCGACGCCCAGGTGCGCAAGGACCTCAGGCGCTGGCTGCGTGACATCCACCAGCGTACCGGCCACACCACGGTTTTCGTGACCCACGATCAGGAGGAGGCCGTCGAGCTTGCCGACCGCGTCGCCATCCTCAATCGCGGCCGTCTGGAACAGCTGGGATCACCCGACGACATCCTCGACCGCCCGGCCAATGCCTTCGTCGCCGGCTTCGTCGGCCAGGCCGTAAGGCTCGATGTGACGGTGGCGGACGGTTTCATCCGCGCCGGCGGGATCGCGCTCGGACCGGCCCCGGCCGGAGCGTCCGGCGGCCCGGCCGCGCTCTTCCTGCGCAGCAGCGACGTCGATGTGGTCGCCCCGGGAGCCGGGACGGCGACCGGCACGGTCACCGCCATCACCCGGGCCTCGGCCAGCCGCCGCCTGGAGATCCGGCTCGCCGACGATCTGCCGCCGGTCGAGGCCGATGTGGGACTGGACGTTCCCGTGGCGCGCGGCGACACCGTGGCGCTGAGGATCCGGACCGGGCGGCTGTTTGCGCTCCCCTCGACCTGA
- a CDS encoding LysR family transcriptional regulator, producing the protein MDRLAELEAFVRTVDLGSQAAAADALGLSRMAVSRLVRQIEGRVGTQLLYRTTRRQTLTEAGARFLAEARSLVDRYRDLTSASSAPGDSISGTLRISAPVSFGSRHVMPLLPAFAALYPRVLFDVVLSDRQVHLADEGFDLAIRITAEGGSPVRATRLATSRTIICAAPSYIAAHGLPLVPADLGQHNCLRYAYSAETSTWPLVDAAGVVTKVEPRGNLVCNNGDALLAAAIAGQGIIQQPAFIVAPEIRAGRLMRLLGQYRTRELTISAVYAPAARPQAKILTFIDFLVDRYAGESF; encoded by the coding sequence ATGGATCGTCTGGCCGAACTCGAAGCCTTCGTGCGCACCGTGGACCTCGGCAGCCAGGCCGCCGCAGCCGATGCTCTCGGCCTGTCGCGCATGGCGGTCAGCCGGCTTGTCCGGCAGATCGAGGGGCGGGTGGGAACCCAGCTGCTCTACCGGACGACCCGCCGGCAGACGCTGACGGAAGCGGGCGCCCGATTTCTCGCCGAGGCGCGCAGCCTGGTCGACCGCTATCGCGACCTCACGAGTGCCTCGTCGGCGCCGGGCGACAGCATCAGCGGCACCTTGCGGATCAGCGCGCCGGTGTCCTTCGGCTCGCGGCATGTGATGCCGCTGCTGCCGGCCTTCGCCGCTCTCTATCCCCGCGTGCTGTTCGACGTCGTGCTCAGCGACCGGCAGGTTCACCTGGCCGACGAAGGGTTCGATCTCGCCATCCGCATCACGGCCGAGGGCGGCTCGCCGGTCCGGGCGACGCGGCTTGCCACCTCCCGGACGATCATCTGCGCCGCGCCTTCCTATATCGCCGCCCATGGGCTGCCGCTGGTCCCGGCGGACCTCGGGCAGCACAACTGCCTGCGCTACGCCTATAGCGCGGAGACCAGCACCTGGCCGCTGGTCGATGCCGCGGGCGTGGTGACGAAGGTCGAGCCGCGGGGGAACCTCGTCTGCAACAACGGCGATGCGCTGCTTGCTGCCGCCATTGCGGGGCAGGGCATCATCCAGCAACCGGCCTTCATCGTCGCACCGGAGATCCGGGCGGGCCGCCTGATGCGGCTGCTCGGCCAGTACCGGACCCGCGAACTGACCATCTCCGCGGTCTATGCGCCGGCGGCGCGGCCCCAGGCGAAGATCCTGACCTTCATCGATTTCCTCGTCGATCGCTATGCCGGCGAGAGCTTCTGA
- a CDS encoding Bug family tripartite tricarboxylate transporter substrate binding protein, translated as MSVAAAGTAAGQTSYPNRAVRVIVPFPAGGTTDLLARLVSERLQSYWGQPFVVENVGGAGGSLGADRVAKAAPDGYTLLFHNLTFSTTSVSLEIAGRATHDMFRDFRPVSLAAHVPMIVLGRANSPPGTLADFVTAARQSGDPALYGSTGPGSVMNFAMEVFKRDSGLKLDHVPFRGAAPLLQELVAGRLHLGGDQLSTSLEFIRSGAVRPLATLSTTRPTALPDVPTVRELGFPNMEMQGWNGFFVPAATPDDIVDKLEAGVKRAMQEPDLRARLQSLGADPIGSTPAEFLTVLRRQVDGVRPLIAELKLVVQ; from the coding sequence ATGTCTGTGGCAGCGGCAGGGACCGCCGCCGGACAGACGAGCTACCCCAACCGCGCCGTGAGGGTGATCGTCCCCTTCCCCGCCGGTGGCACGACGGATCTTCTGGCGCGCCTGGTGAGCGAGCGGCTGCAATCCTACTGGGGCCAGCCCTTCGTCGTGGAGAATGTCGGCGGCGCCGGCGGATCGCTTGGCGCGGACCGCGTCGCCAAGGCGGCCCCCGACGGCTACACGCTGCTGTTCCACAACCTGACCTTCTCGACGACCAGCGTGTCGCTGGAGATCGCCGGGCGCGCGACCCACGACATGTTCCGCGATTTCCGTCCCGTGTCGCTCGCAGCACATGTGCCGATGATCGTGCTCGGCCGGGCCAACAGCCCTCCCGGCACCCTCGCCGACTTCGTGACCGCGGCCCGCCAGTCCGGCGACCCGGCGCTCTACGGGTCAACCGGCCCCGGCAGCGTCATGAATTTCGCCATGGAGGTGTTCAAGCGGGATTCCGGGCTGAAGCTGGACCACGTGCCCTTCCGCGGGGCAGCGCCACTCCTCCAGGAGCTCGTGGCCGGACGCCTGCACCTTGGCGGCGACCAGTTGTCCACCTCGCTGGAGTTCATCCGCTCGGGGGCCGTCCGGCCGCTGGCGACGCTCTCGACCACCCGGCCCACCGCGCTGCCGGATGTTCCGACCGTTCGCGAACTGGGCTTCCCCAACATGGAAATGCAGGGCTGGAACGGCTTCTTCGTGCCGGCCGCGACCCCGGACGACATCGTCGACAAGCTGGAGGCCGGCGTGAAGCGTGCGATGCAGGAACCGGACCTGCGTGCGCGCCTGCAGTCGCTCGGCGCGGACCCCATCGGCTCGACCCCGGCGGAGTTCCTGACGGTCCTGCGCCGCCAGGTCGACGGCGTCCGCCCGCTCATCGCGGAACTGAAGCTGGTGGTGCAGTAA
- a CDS encoding NAD(P)-dependent oxidoreductase, translating to MPTIGVAGLGRMGAAMAQRLIETGASVVVWNRSAEKCEPLRVRGATVAASPAALSSLCDVIITILTDAEAIETVYRGRDGLLSGAVAGKLFIEMSTVRPQTEQALARDVAAAGAAFVECPVGGTVGPALKGQLIGFAGGDAAAVERARPVLEALCRRFDHVGEVGAGSSFKLAINLPLAVYWQALGEAFALCEHLPIDRAKMIEIFQETSGAPNVLKARGATVAEALGGKALGPGFFDCDGMRKDLRTMIAEAGSKGYQLPVAGAALAVFDEASAAGWGGKDCMEMPTYTVKRGA from the coding sequence ATGCCGACGATCGGAGTGGCCGGGCTTGGCCGGATGGGCGCCGCCATGGCGCAGCGCCTCATCGAGACCGGCGCGAGCGTGGTGGTGTGGAATCGCAGCGCCGAGAAATGCGAGCCGCTGAGGGTCCGGGGTGCGACGGTGGCCGCATCGCCGGCAGCCCTTTCGAGCCTCTGCGACGTGATCATCACGATCCTCACCGATGCCGAGGCGATCGAGACCGTCTATCGCGGCCGCGACGGCCTGCTCTCAGGCGCCGTCGCGGGCAAGCTCTTCATCGAGATGAGCACGGTCCGCCCGCAGACGGAGCAGGCCCTCGCGCGGGATGTCGCCGCGGCCGGTGCGGCCTTCGTCGAATGCCCGGTGGGCGGCACGGTCGGGCCTGCCCTCAAGGGCCAGCTCATCGGCTTTGCCGGCGGTGACGCCGCGGCGGTCGAGCGGGCGCGGCCGGTTCTCGAGGCGCTGTGCCGCCGCTTCGACCATGTGGGCGAGGTCGGCGCCGGCTCCAGCTTCAAGCTCGCCATCAACCTGCCGCTCGCGGTCTATTGGCAAGCGCTCGGGGAGGCCTTCGCCCTGTGTGAACATCTCCCCATCGACCGTGCCAAGATGATCGAGATCTTCCAGGAGACCTCGGGTGCCCCGAATGTCCTGAAGGCCCGGGGCGCGACCGTGGCCGAGGCGCTCGGCGGCAAGGCGCTCGGCCCCGGGTTCTTCGATTGCGACGGCATGCGCAAGGACCTGCGCACCATGATCGCCGAGGCCGGCTCCAAGGGATACCAGCTGCCCGTCGCCGGGGCTGCGCTTGCGGTGTTCGACGAGGCCAGCGCCGCAGGATGGGGCGGCAAGGACTGCATGGAAATGCCGACCTACACCGTCAAGCGCGGCGCCTGA